In Corynebacterium ulcerans, one genomic interval encodes:
- a CDS encoding DAK2 domain-containing protein: MPDITFLSGRSLLRWAECATDELVARRAEINSLNVFPVPDADTGSNMAHTMHAAVEAVHQLIASAGGETSHDEPQELSASDVATALASGAVRGARGNSGVVLSQVLRGIAQAANSGVIDASCIQKSLLNALDFVAAAITDPIEGTVITVLRAAAFSARTCDTDNLYEVVTVAAEAARVALHNTPSQLAVLREAGVVDAGGQGLVILLDALVDAVLADPMNAAHCGQDFQGEAAGDSHHSAELSHRAHSHSFSQHGHEAFLEVMFYIEDVDLDALRGELLALGDSLVIAGIGEKAGTIHIHTFDVGRVIEQAYAMGKVSDLRIEVLPSLGETDHPTRIVLALAPEGTLAQLYNAAGALVVVRKGKQFAIVGSADLGQEPTPLTDGVAIVNELISRSHESGATEVILLPNGMLTRGEMASVERSARSFKQSITILPTGSLVRGLAALSMHDSSQALAVDTYAMTEAITGMRTAKIRPTSKAALTAAGACAKGDYAATLGSETIAVDEDIYTCTQQAVRRMLDGGGERVTIIALESLGLNESEIAAMLPPNSELDLTIYLADHVDSLVEIGVE, encoded by the coding sequence ATGCCCGACATCACGTTTCTTAGCGGACGCAGCCTCCTACGCTGGGCGGAATGCGCAACAGATGAGCTCGTCGCGCGCCGGGCGGAGATCAACAGCCTGAATGTGTTCCCGGTACCAGACGCAGATACTGGCTCAAATATGGCGCATACCATGCATGCTGCAGTAGAAGCCGTCCACCAGCTGATCGCCAGTGCCGGGGGAGAAACCTCACACGATGAGCCTCAAGAACTGAGCGCTTCCGACGTTGCCACAGCGTTGGCCTCCGGTGCTGTACGTGGGGCACGCGGAAACTCGGGTGTCGTTTTAAGCCAAGTACTACGCGGCATCGCGCAGGCAGCAAACTCGGGTGTCATTGACGCCTCCTGCATCCAAAAATCACTTCTCAATGCACTCGATTTTGTGGCTGCAGCGATTACCGACCCCATTGAAGGCACTGTGATCACTGTGCTGCGCGCTGCCGCATTTTCTGCTCGAACCTGCGACACCGACAATCTCTATGAGGTTGTCACAGTGGCTGCGGAGGCAGCACGAGTAGCCCTGCACAACACTCCCTCACAGCTTGCCGTGCTAAGAGAAGCAGGTGTTGTCGACGCCGGAGGCCAAGGACTCGTAATCCTCCTGGATGCTCTTGTGGATGCCGTGCTCGCAGACCCCATGAATGCGGCTCACTGCGGTCAAGACTTTCAAGGAGAGGCCGCGGGCGATTCTCATCACTCGGCAGAACTTTCGCACAGAGCACACTCCCATAGCTTTTCCCAGCACGGGCATGAGGCCTTCCTGGAGGTAATGTTCTACATCGAGGACGTTGACCTAGACGCACTACGAGGCGAACTCCTCGCATTAGGAGACAGCCTTGTGATCGCGGGCATTGGCGAAAAAGCTGGAACAATTCATATCCACACCTTTGACGTCGGACGAGTCATTGAACAGGCATACGCCATGGGAAAGGTCAGTGACCTTCGGATTGAGGTACTACCGTCCCTCGGCGAAACCGACCACCCAACCCGAATCGTGCTAGCACTTGCCCCGGAAGGAACACTGGCCCAGCTCTACAACGCAGCTGGTGCACTTGTGGTAGTCCGAAAAGGCAAACAGTTTGCCATCGTCGGTTCAGCGGACCTTGGCCAGGAACCCACCCCGTTGACAGACGGCGTGGCAATAGTCAACGAGCTCATTTCTCGTTCGCATGAAAGCGGAGCGACCGAAGTGATTTTGCTTCCCAACGGCATGCTCACCAGGGGAGAGATGGCGTCGGTGGAGCGCTCGGCGCGGTCGTTTAAACAATCAATCACCATCTTGCCCACAGGTAGCCTCGTCCGTGGGCTAGCAGCACTATCAATGCACGATTCCAGCCAAGCACTCGCCGTCGATACCTATGCCATGACTGAAGCCATCACTGGTATGCGTACGGCCAAGATCCGCCCCACCTCAAAAGCCGCCCTCACCGCTGCTGGTGCCTGCGCCAAAGGCGACTACGCAGCCACACTGGGTTCTGAGACGATTGCAGTAGATGAAGACATTTACACGTGTACCCAACAAGCCGTGCGCAGAATGTTGGATGGCGGCGGAGAACGCGTCACGATCATAGCGTTAGAATCACTTGGGCTTAACGAGTCCGAGATAGCCGCAATGCTGCCTCCCAACTCGGAACTTGACCTCACCATCTACCTAGCTGACCACGTGGACAGCCTCGTGGAAATCGGAGTGGAGTAA
- a CDS encoding ATP-dependent DNA helicase RecG, giving the protein MLGWHDTRPLTQLLPEKEAKAFAKHFGYRCAEDLLMHLPRAYAAHGSGLSAGHAQEGDIITCIGEIVSATERRDRNGNLIYTIAISDGTATTSATFFRANWISKVLTTGARGMFTGKLKFFRDKPQLQHPDFFLFPDPGAKTRGSGGLQALSTTGELDDVTHIINSLTYIPVYPAKKAMPTWRILGAIHEILGKTPPIVDPLGDFVPDDMPTLDQALRGVHETDCERAEPYLNRLKYDEALSIALVMALRRADMKRRQAFPMPTSHTGLRATLLKALPFTLTEGQQQVAQEIAEDLGKNTPMSRLLQGEVGSGKTIVSLIAMLQVIDAHKQCALLAPTEVLATQHAHSIRATLAAADIQLTVVLLTGSLPTAERKKALLDIMSGDADIIIGTHALIQDTVNFYDLGLCVVDEQHRFGVEQRDYLRAKGNTELTPHLLVMTATPIPRTIAMTAFGDLSVSTLRQLPGGRRPIKTFVVSSDNPTWGERMWKRIREEVERGQQIYVVCPRVKNHGGVEETTTALQHGIFNDLRVEMLHGSMHPEDKETIMAAFAAGTIDILVATTVIEVGIDVPNATVMLIREAENFGVSQLHQLRGRVGRGGKESICFLHTTAEPDTPARERIHKVAATTDGFALAEIDLEYRQEGDILGAQQSGASHKRISFIKDKELIQRANHDAATIVQHNPEAARSMVSDIDDRSQDYLDKT; this is encoded by the coding sequence ATGCTGGGCTGGCACGACACGCGACCACTCACACAACTCTTGCCTGAAAAAGAAGCCAAGGCCTTTGCCAAGCACTTTGGATATCGCTGCGCCGAAGACCTCCTCATGCACCTACCCAGAGCCTATGCCGCCCACGGGTCAGGGCTGAGCGCAGGCCATGCACAAGAAGGCGACATCATCACATGCATAGGGGAGATTGTCTCCGCCACCGAGCGAAGAGACCGCAACGGAAACCTCATCTACACCATCGCAATCTCCGACGGTACAGCCACCACCAGCGCAACGTTTTTCCGCGCTAACTGGATCTCCAAAGTCCTCACCACAGGCGCACGCGGCATGTTCACCGGAAAACTCAAATTTTTCCGAGACAAACCACAACTACAGCATCCAGACTTTTTCCTTTTCCCCGATCCCGGCGCCAAAACCCGTGGTTCGGGAGGCTTACAAGCACTATCCACTACAGGAGAGCTTGACGACGTCACCCACATCATCAACTCGCTCACATACATACCGGTATATCCAGCCAAAAAAGCAATGCCCACGTGGCGGATACTAGGAGCAATACACGAGATATTGGGTAAAACCCCTCCTATCGTGGACCCACTAGGAGACTTCGTACCCGATGACATGCCTACGCTCGACCAAGCACTACGGGGTGTCCACGAGACAGACTGCGAGAGAGCCGAACCCTACCTCAACAGACTGAAATACGACGAAGCACTCAGCATCGCTCTAGTGATGGCGCTGCGACGCGCAGACATGAAACGTCGTCAAGCCTTCCCCATGCCCACCTCCCACACCGGACTCCGCGCCACGCTACTCAAAGCCCTGCCTTTTACACTCACAGAAGGCCAACAACAGGTAGCACAAGAAATCGCAGAAGACCTAGGGAAGAACACTCCCATGTCGCGCCTGCTACAAGGAGAAGTCGGATCCGGAAAAACCATCGTCTCGCTCATCGCGATGCTCCAGGTCATCGATGCCCACAAACAATGCGCCCTTCTCGCCCCAACCGAAGTCCTTGCAACCCAACACGCACACAGCATCCGAGCCACGCTGGCCGCCGCAGACATACAGCTCACCGTCGTACTACTTACCGGGTCACTACCCACAGCTGAACGCAAAAAAGCACTCCTAGACATCATGTCCGGCGATGCCGACATCATCATCGGAACCCACGCCCTTATCCAAGACACCGTCAACTTCTACGACCTCGGTCTCTGCGTCGTCGACGAACAACACAGATTCGGAGTGGAACAGCGCGACTACTTAAGAGCCAAAGGAAATACAGAACTCACACCACACCTCCTCGTCATGACGGCCACGCCCATCCCAAGAACAATCGCCATGACCGCATTTGGTGATCTCAGCGTCTCCACACTCCGACAACTCCCCGGTGGACGCCGGCCAATCAAGACCTTTGTAGTCAGCTCCGACAACCCCACATGGGGCGAACGCATGTGGAAACGCATCAGAGAAGAAGTAGAACGAGGCCAACAAATCTACGTGGTATGCCCTCGGGTGAAAAACCACGGCGGGGTAGAAGAAACCACCACAGCCCTACAACACGGAATCTTCAACGATCTACGAGTAGAAATGCTCCACGGAAGCATGCACCCCGAAGACAAAGAAACCATAATGGCAGCCTTCGCCGCAGGAACGATTGACATCCTCGTAGCCACGACCGTCATAGAAGTCGGCATAGACGTACCCAACGCCACCGTCATGCTTATCCGAGAAGCCGAAAACTTCGGAGTCTCCCAACTCCACCAATTACGCGGACGCGTAGGACGAGGTGGCAAAGAATCAATCTGCTTCCTCCACACCACCGCAGAACCCGATACCCCTGCACGCGAACGTATCCACAAAGTCGCCGCCACCACAGACGGCTTTGCCCTCGCAGAAATAGACCTCGAATACCGACAAGAAGGAGACATCCTAGGCGCCCAACAATCAGGAGCCTCCCACAAACGCATCAGCTTTATCAAAGACAAAGAACTGATCCAACGCGCCAACCACGACGCCGCCACCATAGTCCAACACAACCCAGAAGCAGCCCGATCCATGGTGAGCGACATCGACGACCGCTCGCAAGACTATCTGGATAAAACATAA
- a CDS encoding biotin/lipoyl-containing protein, giving the protein MKICAPFAGIVHYKVGLGDTVDTGQELASVEAIKLEAPIIAPGPGIVATLAKDNFDDVMGGDVLLIVEEA; this is encoded by the coding sequence ATGAAAATCTGTGCCCCATTCGCCGGAATAGTCCACTACAAAGTAGGACTTGGCGATACCGTTGATACCGGTCAAGAGCTCGCATCAGTCGAAGCTATCAAGCTTGAGGCCCCCATCATCGCGCCGGGGCCAGGGATCGTAGCAACTTTGGCCAAAGACAACTTTGACGACGTCATGGGCGGGGACGTGCTACTTATCGTGGAGGAAGCATAG
- the rsmD gene encoding 16S rRNA (guanine(966)-N(2))-methyltransferase RsmD, with protein MTRIISGEARGRTIKVPEQGTRPTSDRAREGLFSSLQVRFGFVGAKVLDLFAGSGALGLEAASRGADEVVLVENNPKAVQIIRHNMQVVGHPNVTVAEMKASTYVASAPKEYFDMVLADPPYDLPDSDIAEMLVALIPTLVDGAAVVVERHRESPETAWPACFVPTTQKLKKRTFGIARMDMAVFHQDLVSQ; from the coding sequence ATGACTCGAATTATTTCTGGTGAAGCCCGAGGTCGCACAATTAAGGTGCCTGAGCAAGGAACACGGCCTACGTCGGATCGTGCTCGCGAAGGACTTTTTTCTTCTCTTCAGGTGCGCTTTGGCTTTGTTGGTGCGAAGGTTCTGGATCTTTTTGCGGGATCTGGGGCGCTCGGTCTTGAGGCCGCGAGCCGGGGCGCGGATGAAGTAGTACTGGTAGAAAACAACCCCAAGGCCGTGCAGATTATTCGCCACAATATGCAGGTTGTTGGGCATCCTAACGTCACGGTTGCGGAAATGAAGGCCTCCACCTACGTGGCGAGTGCTCCCAAAGAATACTTTGACATGGTGCTCGCAGACCCTCCTTATGACCTACCAGATTCAGACATAGCGGAGATGCTCGTGGCACTGATCCCTACGCTTGTCGACGGAGCAGCGGTCGTCGTAGAGCGCCATCGCGAGTCCCCGGAGACCGCATGGCCTGCATGCTTTGTTCCCACCACACAGAAGCTGAAAAAGCGGACTTTTGGAATCGCGCGCATGGACATGGCCGTATTTCATCAAGACCTTGTCTCACAATGA
- the coaD gene encoding pantetheine-phosphate adenylyltransferase, with product MAIHAVCPGSFDPVTKGHIDIIGRASEMYGHVTVLVTANPNKPSGMFNVEERKDLIRAAVREVGGLDNVSVDHWGGLLVDYTNAHDVSVLVKGLRTALDYEYELPMAQMNRKLSGIDTAFLMTDPAYGYISSTLCKEVVKYGGNVDDMLPAAVSVAMKQKLG from the coding sequence ATGGCCATACACGCTGTTTGCCCTGGTTCTTTTGATCCCGTAACAAAAGGCCATATTGACATTATCGGCCGTGCCTCCGAAATGTATGGCCACGTGACCGTACTGGTTACGGCAAATCCGAATAAACCCTCCGGAATGTTCAACGTTGAAGAGCGCAAAGATCTTATTCGGGCTGCAGTACGAGAGGTCGGGGGGCTGGACAACGTCTCTGTGGACCATTGGGGCGGGCTTTTAGTCGATTACACAAACGCTCATGACGTGAGTGTTCTGGTGAAAGGACTGCGCACAGCCCTTGACTATGAGTACGAGCTTCCGATGGCACAGATGAACAGGAAGCTATCTGGGATTGACACGGCATTCCTGATGACTGATCCGGCTTATGGTTATATCTCTTCGACTTTGTGCAAAGAGGTTGTTAAATACGGCGGAAATGTTGATGACATGCTCCCGGCTGCAGTTTCTGTGGCAATGAAACAAAAACTCGGCTAG
- a CDS encoding sulfite exporter TauE/SafE family protein produces the protein MGLALLVFAIVAVGSLLQRVSGMGLGLVAGSILSIVMGPIEGILVVNLLAAINATMTTVIVRKSVDWKKFWLIAPVLVLGAIPGAWLIRVVSGPTLQVVVGTLLLGALATVTFGVQRIPHAQGRAPAVIAGIIAGFMNTLAGIAGPAITVYAQVARWPQVPFAATLQPIFIVSGLVSLTVKVASGAGTVASVTPWVWIFGILGMIAGIFIGARASQKIPRSTARKISLSVATLGGVMVLLRGLVGLF, from the coding sequence ATGGGTCTCGCGCTGTTGGTTTTTGCGATCGTGGCTGTCGGGTCGTTACTACAGCGAGTATCCGGCATGGGGCTTGGGCTAGTTGCTGGTTCGATTCTGAGCATCGTCATGGGCCCGATAGAGGGAATATTGGTGGTCAACCTCCTAGCCGCTATCAACGCAACTATGACCACTGTGATCGTGCGCAAGAGCGTCGATTGGAAAAAGTTTTGGCTCATTGCTCCGGTACTCGTGCTTGGTGCGATTCCTGGCGCATGGCTCATTAGAGTTGTGTCGGGGCCAACGCTGCAGGTTGTGGTGGGAACTTTGCTACTGGGCGCACTCGCCACAGTGACCTTTGGAGTTCAACGTATTCCCCACGCTCAAGGAAGAGCACCCGCTGTTATTGCAGGTATTATCGCCGGTTTTATGAATACCCTTGCAGGCATCGCAGGACCAGCTATTACCGTCTACGCGCAGGTGGCTCGGTGGCCGCAAGTACCTTTTGCGGCGACGCTGCAACCAATCTTCATAGTCTCAGGTTTGGTTTCCTTGACGGTAAAAGTAGCGTCAGGCGCGGGAACGGTGGCATCGGTGACTCCCTGGGTATGGATCTTTGGGATACTCGGCATGATCGCCGGAATTTTTATTGGTGCGAGAGCCTCCCAAAAGATTCCTCGTTCTACGGCAAGAAAGATTTCTCTGAGCGTGGCAACGCTAGGAGGCGTTATGGTTTTGCTCCGAGGCTTGGTAGGGCTCTTCTGA
- a CDS encoding PhzF family phenazine biosynthesis protein, with protein MRVSYVDVFSTGPLSGNPVAVVHDADQLSQRQMQRFAAWTHLSETTFLLEPTTPNADYRVRIFSPTKEFPFAGHPTLGSAAAWLAAGGVMQGAHIVQECSVGLVPIQIDKDVLSFQAPALLDTSPLPPEQIQRIPQALGITFDDIVKTQRIDNGTGWIGVLLSPGVDIRGIKPHYALMEGLKLGVVSLLDSSDGDVMEVRAFNPDIGEDPVTGSLNAGLAQWLIREGMVPPSYSARQGAVLGRAGKIFVSQRADALWVGGQCRLTISGTVNI; from the coding sequence ATGCGTGTTTCCTACGTTGATGTTTTCTCCACCGGACCTTTAAGCGGTAACCCTGTGGCTGTAGTCCACGATGCCGACCAATTGTCGCAACGCCAGATGCAGCGCTTTGCGGCATGGACACATTTATCGGAAACTACTTTTCTCCTTGAGCCAACCACTCCCAACGCAGACTATAGAGTCAGAATTTTTAGCCCCACCAAAGAATTTCCCTTTGCCGGACACCCCACCTTGGGCTCTGCGGCCGCGTGGCTTGCTGCAGGCGGAGTGATGCAGGGAGCGCATATTGTCCAGGAATGCTCCGTGGGCTTAGTCCCGATACAGATCGATAAAGACGTGTTGTCTTTCCAGGCGCCTGCTCTGCTGGATACGTCGCCGCTTCCTCCGGAACAGATCCAACGCATTCCGCAGGCCTTGGGCATAACTTTTGATGACATCGTGAAGACTCAGCGAATTGACAACGGAACAGGATGGATCGGCGTTCTGCTTAGCCCAGGAGTCGACATACGAGGCATTAAGCCACACTATGCGCTGATGGAAGGACTCAAGCTTGGTGTGGTGAGCCTCCTAGATTCCAGCGACGGTGATGTCATGGAAGTGCGCGCCTTCAACCCAGACATAGGGGAGGACCCGGTCACGGGGAGCCTGAACGCAGGGCTAGCCCAATGGCTTATCCGCGAGGGGATGGTCCCTCCTTCCTACTCGGCGCGTCAGGGTGCCGTGCTAGGGCGGGCCGGAAAAATCTTTGTCTCGCAGCGTGCCGACGCCCTGTGGGTAGGCGGACAATGCAGGCTTACTATCAGCGGAACCGTGAACATATAG
- a CDS encoding amino acid ABC transporter ATP-binding protein has translation MAENLMISAQQLCKNFGQIEVLKGIDLEVPQGSVTCLIGPSGSGKSTLLRCVNHLEKINAGRLYVDGELIGYKERDGILYEISEKEAARQRADIGMVFQGFNLFPHRTAIENIIEAPIHVKGVPESEARAKAMELLAKVGLQHKADAYPAQLSGGQQQRVAIARAVAMEPKLMLFDEPTSALDPELVGEVLRVMRDLAEGGMTMLVVTHEMGFAREVADTVAFMDGGVIVEIGDARQVIDNPQHERTKTFLSSLL, from the coding sequence ATGGCTGAGAATCTCATGATTAGTGCGCAGCAGTTGTGCAAGAACTTCGGCCAAATTGAGGTCCTCAAGGGCATCGATCTTGAAGTTCCTCAGGGATCTGTGACTTGCCTCATTGGCCCCTCGGGTTCTGGTAAATCCACGCTTTTGCGGTGTGTTAACCACCTGGAAAAGATCAACGCTGGCCGCCTGTACGTAGATGGTGAGCTGATCGGTTATAAAGAACGCGACGGAATCCTCTACGAGATTTCTGAGAAAGAAGCCGCGCGTCAGCGTGCCGATATCGGCATGGTATTCCAAGGCTTCAACTTGTTCCCACACAGAACCGCAATCGAAAACATCATAGAGGCTCCCATTCACGTCAAAGGTGTGCCGGAGTCCGAGGCTCGTGCCAAAGCCATGGAGCTACTCGCGAAAGTCGGCTTGCAGCATAAGGCAGACGCTTACCCGGCTCAGCTTTCTGGCGGTCAGCAGCAGCGCGTAGCCATCGCGCGTGCAGTAGCCATGGAACCCAAACTTATGCTTTTCGACGAGCCCACCTCCGCCCTCGACCCAGAGTTGGTAGGAGAAGTTCTGCGAGTGATGCGCGACCTTGCAGAAGGCGGCATGACCATGTTGGTGGTCACGCATGAGATGGGCTTTGCCCGTGAAGTCGCAGATACCGTCGCCTTCATGGATGGCGGTGTGATTGTTGAAATCGGTGATGCTCGTCAGGTTATTGATAACCCTCAGCACGAACGCACCAAGACGTTCCTCTCCAGCTTGCTCTAA
- a CDS encoding ABC transporter permease subunit (The N-terminal region of this protein, as described by TIGR01726, is a three transmembrane segment that identifies a subfamily of ABC transporter permease subunits, which specificities that include histidine, arginine, glutamine, glutamate, L-cystine (sic), the opines (in Agrobacterium) octopine and nopaline, etc.), producing MTSPQPKPIQAKPLRHPGRWVAAVLILLVFLWFIISAATNEAYGWDTYVQYLFDTRIALAAGHTLAITVLSMILGVALGCAVAVMRMSPNPVLRTVSWFYLWIFRGTPVYVQLVFWGLLGSLYQTVNLGFTEISLENALSNMFLLAVLGLGLNEAAYMAEIVRSGLQAVPEGQTEASKALGMSWWMTIRRTVLPQAMRIIVPPTGNEFISLLKTTSLVVAIPYTAELYGRATDIAAALFDPVPLLLVAATWYLAITSLLMVAQSYLEKYFDRGATRELTARQLAALADAEGTLPKNVNIVAEPPTRQHRHPRNPQKGA from the coding sequence ATGACCTCCCCACAACCGAAACCCATTCAAGCGAAGCCGCTGCGTCACCCCGGCCGCTGGGTTGCAGCCGTCCTTATTCTTCTGGTGTTCCTCTGGTTTATCATCAGCGCGGCCACCAATGAAGCATATGGTTGGGACACGTATGTTCAGTATCTCTTTGATACTCGTATCGCCTTAGCAGCAGGCCACACTCTGGCCATCACGGTCTTGTCCATGATCCTGGGCGTTGCCTTAGGCTGTGCCGTGGCCGTCATGCGCATGTCGCCTAATCCAGTCCTGCGCACTGTCTCGTGGTTCTATCTGTGGATATTCCGTGGAACTCCGGTTTACGTCCAGCTCGTCTTCTGGGGTCTCCTCGGTTCGCTGTATCAAACAGTCAACCTTGGTTTTACAGAAATATCCTTGGAAAATGCCCTCTCCAATATGTTCCTACTCGCAGTTTTGGGACTCGGTCTCAACGAGGCCGCATATATGGCAGAAATCGTCCGTTCTGGTTTGCAGGCGGTTCCCGAGGGGCAAACTGAAGCCTCCAAAGCCTTGGGCATGAGCTGGTGGATGACCATTCGCCGTACGGTCCTCCCCCAAGCGATGCGCATTATTGTCCCTCCTACGGGCAACGAGTTTATCTCTTTGCTCAAGACCACGTCCCTGGTCGTAGCAATCCCTTACACCGCTGAGCTTTACGGACGCGCCACCGATATCGCCGCAGCACTGTTTGATCCGGTACCCCTGCTTCTTGTGGCAGCAACCTGGTACCTGGCAATTACCTCGCTGTTGATGGTCGCGCAAAGTTACTTGGAAAAGTATTTCGACCGAGGCGCAACACGTGAGCTGACTGCTCGCCAGCTTGCAGCGCTTGCCGACGCAGAAGGCACCCTCCCCAAAAACGTCAATATCGTCGCCGAACCTCCTACGCGGCAGCATCGACACCCACGTAACCCGCAGAAAGGCGCTTGA
- a CDS encoding ABC transporter substrate-binding protein, which produces MKSRTRVLALCTAITLAVSLSACVTNEEQGHPDGWEEVSPPAVPDIAALVPQPLAEKGTLVASSNPPFAPFEFKNSRHEIIGMEMDLMRAASSVMGLKYQPIEQDFSLILPSLSAGTIDVGASGFTDNEERRKNYDFVDFLYAGVQWGQQVGSPIDPNNACGLSIAVQRTTVADTDIVRPMSDECVAQGKKPIEVLAYETSDQAATALVLGRADAFVADSPVLAWAISRSEGKLETVGSISDAAPYGFAVPKGSQLGTALAAALQHLINTGDYQRILKMWGIDEGLVSSAMINEVPIDQ; this is translated from the coding sequence ATGAAATCCCGCACCCGTGTCTTGGCCTTGTGTACTGCGATTACACTTGCCGTCTCACTCAGCGCGTGTGTGACCAATGAAGAACAAGGTCACCCCGACGGTTGGGAAGAGGTCTCGCCGCCCGCAGTACCCGACATTGCTGCTCTTGTCCCCCAACCTCTTGCAGAAAAGGGAACATTGGTAGCAAGTTCAAACCCGCCATTCGCACCATTTGAATTCAAGAACTCTCGTCATGAGATCATCGGGATGGAAATGGATCTTATGAGGGCAGCTTCATCAGTTATGGGGCTTAAGTATCAACCAATCGAGCAGGATTTCTCCCTCATTCTCCCCTCTCTCAGCGCCGGAACCATTGACGTGGGAGCCTCTGGTTTTACGGACAATGAGGAGCGGCGGAAAAATTATGACTTTGTTGATTTCCTCTATGCGGGAGTTCAGTGGGGGCAACAAGTCGGTTCACCTATCGACCCAAATAATGCATGCGGTCTATCCATTGCAGTGCAACGTACAACGGTCGCCGACACAGATATTGTGCGTCCTATGAGTGATGAGTGTGTAGCTCAAGGTAAAAAACCTATCGAGGTACTCGCGTATGAGACCAGCGATCAGGCCGCAACCGCGCTTGTCTTAGGACGCGCCGATGCCTTCGTCGCAGATTCGCCGGTACTCGCATGGGCTATTTCTAGGTCCGAAGGAAAGCTAGAAACAGTGGGATCCATCAGCGACGCCGCCCCCTACGGCTTTGCAGTACCTAAGGGATCTCAACTCGGCACGGCGCTAGCCGCTGCGCTGCAGCACCTCATTAACACTGGCGATTACCAACGAATCCTCAAAATGTGGGGAATTGATGAGGGGCTTGTTTCCTCAGCGATGATCAACGAAGTACCTATCGATCAATAA
- a CDS encoding DUF368 domain-containing protein: protein MAATPQATTRSSSFSGSIVHVIAGGLIGLAEMVPGVSGGTVALVVGIYERAIHNGHSLLHLVRTMFTNPSGLKEAARRVEWLFLACVGFGMVATVLLLSSVMHNFVENHGQSARALFLGMVAVSITVPLLMISRKDYSQKRVAIIAAFIIAAILTFIGTGFTSEEKTDPSLVVIFFAAAIAVCALVLPGISGSFILLSLGLYAPVIGAVSDRNLTVMTVFALGALTGIACFIKILDYLITVHRTITLATMAGLMLGSLRALWPWQDISGSPAAPSGNIGMTILLILVGGGIVAAIMLIERRFNTKPSTESENA from the coding sequence ATGGCAGCCACACCCCAAGCGACTACCAGGTCCTCATCCTTCTCCGGTTCCATTGTGCACGTCATCGCAGGCGGACTTATTGGTCTTGCTGAGATGGTTCCCGGCGTTTCCGGCGGCACTGTTGCGCTCGTCGTAGGTATTTATGAACGAGCTATCCACAATGGCCATTCCCTACTCCATTTAGTTCGCACCATGTTTACTAACCCATCCGGGTTGAAAGAAGCAGCACGACGCGTGGAATGGCTCTTCCTCGCATGCGTCGGATTTGGCATGGTGGCCACGGTTCTTTTGCTTTCTTCTGTGATGCATAATTTCGTGGAAAATCATGGACAATCTGCTCGCGCCCTCTTCTTGGGCATGGTGGCTGTTTCTATTACAGTGCCATTGCTCATGATTTCCCGAAAAGACTATTCACAAAAACGCGTCGCCATCATTGCAGCTTTCATCATCGCGGCGATCCTTACTTTTATCGGCACAGGTTTTACGTCCGAGGAAAAAACTGATCCGTCGTTAGTCGTGATCTTCTTCGCTGCTGCGATAGCCGTATGCGCCCTGGTTTTGCCTGGTATTTCTGGCTCTTTCATCCTCTTGTCTTTGGGCCTCTACGCTCCAGTCATCGGAGCGGTCAGCGACCGTAACCTCACGGTCATGACCGTGTTTGCGCTCGGCGCATTGACCGGAATTGCATGCTTTATCAAGATTCTGGATTATCTGATTACTGTTCACCGAACAATCACGCTGGCTACCATGGCGGGATTGATGCTTGGTTCGCTCCGTGCATTGTGGCCTTGGCAGGATATTTCCGGCTCCCCTGCGGCACCTTCCGGAAACATCGGCATGACTATTCTTTTGATCCTTGTTGGAGGCGGAATTGTAGCAGCAATCATGCTGATAGAACGTCGTTTTAACACCAAGCCCAGCACTGAATCAGAAAACGCTTAA